A genomic stretch from Cloacibacterium caeni includes:
- a CDS encoding M14 family zinc carboxypeptidase yields MHSTFQYQKNPNFPNRYISPKSLQNFLQENLSDYITLIGTSTLGEPIYQFSYGSGDIKVLAWSQMHGNESNSTHCMLDLWYSLESQPQLKEKLFQNISLDFIFMLNPDGSKVWSRRNSLDIDMNRDYLQNASCEMKLLKEIAFSKKYDYALNLHEQRTIFSTDGKNPATLSFLAPSEDYDRTVTENRKKSMAVIASIYNVLRMQIPNQIARYSDEFYPTSTGDNFMRAGIPVILFEGGHFPDDYQRFGTRKYYTIALYTALSSIGLLDRKTFGYETYFEIPENKESHFDVIYRNVKLNTDFECVLDVAVQYKEEIREGEEEISFVPIVVEVGDLHRKKGWKEIDCTGKKFISDNKFPKLEAIQNFTIE; encoded by the coding sequence ATGCATTCTACTTTTCAGTATCAGAAAAACCCTAATTTCCCAAATCGTTATATTTCGCCTAAAAGCCTTCAAAATTTTCTACAAGAGAATCTCAGCGATTATATTACTTTAATTGGTACTTCTACTCTAGGTGAGCCTATTTATCAATTTTCTTATGGTTCTGGTGATATTAAGGTCTTGGCTTGGTCTCAGATGCACGGAAATGAGAGTAATTCTACTCACTGTATGCTGGATTTGTGGTATTCTTTAGAATCTCAACCTCAACTCAAAGAAAAATTATTCCAAAATATATCTTTAGATTTCATTTTTATGCTCAATCCAGATGGTTCTAAAGTTTGGTCGCGCAGAAATTCTCTTGATATAGACATGAATAGAGACTATTTACAGAATGCAAGCTGCGAAATGAAGCTCTTAAAAGAAATTGCGTTTTCTAAAAAATATGACTATGCATTGAATTTACACGAACAGAGAACTATTTTTTCTACAGATGGTAAAAATCCCGCTACTTTATCATTTTTAGCACCTTCAGAAGATTATGACAGAACTGTTACCGAAAATCGTAAAAAAAGTATGGCGGTTATCGCTAGTATATATAATGTATTAAGAATGCAAATTCCTAATCAGATTGCAAGGTATTCTGATGAGTTTTACCCAACTTCTACTGGTGATAATTTCATGAGAGCGGGAATTCCAGTAATTTTATTTGAAGGTGGTCATTTTCCTGATGATTATCAACGTTTTGGGACTAGAAAATATTACACAATTGCTTTATATACAGCGCTTTCTAGTATTGGATTGTTAGATAGAAAAACGTTTGGTTATGAAACATATTTCGAAATTCCAGAAAACAAAGAATCGCATTTTGATGTTATTTATAGAAATGTGAAACTTAATACAGATTTTGAATGTGTATTAGATGTTGCGGTTCAATATAAAGAAGAAATTAGAGAAGGAGAAGAAGAAATATCTTTCGTTCCGATTGTAGTAGAGGTAGGAGATCTGCACAGAAAAAAAGGTTGGAAAGAAATAGATTGTACAGGAAAGAAATTTATTTCAGATAATAAATTCCCTAAACTAGAAGCCATTCAGAACTTTACTATTGAATAA
- a CDS encoding adenosylcobalamin-dependent ribonucleoside-diphosphate reductase — protein MEKTTNQQAYEETLNYFKGDDLAARVWVTKYALKDSDGNIYEKTPDDMHQRIASEVARIEKKYPNPLSEAEIFDLIKDFKYIIPQGSPMTGIGNNFQIASLSNCFVIGNGTNSDSYGSIMKIDEEQVQLMKRRGGVGHDLSYIRPKGSAVKNSALTSTGLAPFMERYSNSTREVAQDGRRGALMLSVSINHPDSEDFINAKLEQGKVTGANISVKIDDKFMKAVKTNSEYQQKYPIYSKNPKYTKTIFADEIWKKIVHNAWKSAEPGILFWDTIIRESIPDCYADLGFETVSTNPCGEIPLCPYDSCRLIAINLYSYVENPFTKKAKFNFELFKKHAGFAQRMMDDIIDLEMEKIDAILAKIEKDPENEEIKHTERQLWEKIRKKTLQGRRTGVGITAEGDMLAALNLRYGSKEANEFSVEVHKNLALSAYRSSVEMAKERGAFEVFNAEKEKNNPFILRLKEADESLYQDMVEYGRRNIALLTIAPTGSTSLMSQTTSGIEPVFLPVYKRRRKVNPNDKDVRVDFVDEVGDSWEEYIVFHHHFKTWMEVNGYDISKNYSNEEVQDLIEKSPYYKATSNDIDWLSKVEMQGAIQKWVDHSISVTINIPNEATEELVNQLYIKAWEVGCKGVTVYRDGSRSGVLVSADDKKEEKDEEETTSSLEAFPTKRPQILEADVVRFQNNKEKWIAFVGLVNGRPYEIFTGLADDEEGIMLPRWVNEGLIIKNRDENGVSRYDFQFKNLRGYKTTIEGLSHKFNPEFWNYAKLISGTLRHGMPIENVVELINRLELDSESINTWKAGVARALKRYIPDGTEVDGHKCSNCGSDQVVYQEGCLICKNCGNSKCG, from the coding sequence ATGGAGAAAACAACCAACCAACAAGCGTATGAAGAAACTTTAAACTATTTCAAAGGAGACGATTTAGCAGCCAGAGTTTGGGTAACCAAATATGCACTGAAAGATTCTGATGGGAATATTTATGAAAAAACACCTGATGATATGCACCAAAGAATTGCTTCTGAGGTTGCGAGAATAGAAAAAAAATATCCCAATCCGCTTTCCGAAGCAGAAATTTTTGATCTAATAAAAGACTTTAAATATATCATTCCGCAAGGAAGTCCAATGACGGGAATTGGTAATAATTTCCAGATAGCTTCGCTTTCTAACTGTTTTGTAATTGGTAACGGAACCAATAGCGATTCTTACGGAAGTATTATGAAGATAGACGAAGAGCAAGTTCAACTCATGAAACGTAGAGGTGGAGTTGGTCATGATTTGTCTTACATTCGTCCAAAAGGTTCTGCGGTGAAGAATTCTGCGCTTACTTCTACAGGTTTAGCGCCGTTTATGGAGCGTTATTCTAATTCTACAAGAGAAGTAGCTCAAGACGGAAGAAGAGGCGCTTTAATGCTTTCTGTGTCGATAAATCATCCAGATTCTGAGGATTTTATCAATGCTAAATTAGAGCAAGGAAAAGTAACTGGAGCTAATATTTCTGTAAAAATAGATGATAAATTCATGAAAGCGGTAAAAACTAACAGTGAATATCAACAGAAATATCCTATTTACAGCAAAAATCCTAAATATACCAAGACTATTTTTGCAGATGAAATTTGGAAAAAAATCGTACATAACGCTTGGAAATCTGCTGAGCCAGGAATTCTATTCTGGGATACGATTATCAGAGAATCCATTCCAGATTGTTATGCAGATTTAGGCTTTGAAACGGTTTCTACCAATCCTTGCGGCGAAATTCCCCTTTGTCCTTATGATTCTTGTAGATTAATTGCGATAAATCTTTATTCTTACGTAGAAAATCCATTTACCAAAAAAGCGAAATTCAATTTTGAATTATTCAAAAAACACGCTGGTTTTGCACAAAGAATGATGGATGACATCATTGATTTGGAAATGGAGAAAATTGATGCAATTTTAGCTAAAATTGAAAAAGACCCAGAAAACGAAGAAATAAAACATACTGAAAGACAACTTTGGGAAAAAATCCGCAAGAAAACCCTTCAAGGAAGAAGAACAGGAGTAGGAATTACGGCAGAAGGTGATATGTTGGCGGCTTTAAATTTAAGATATGGAAGCAAAGAAGCCAATGAGTTTTCAGTGGAAGTTCACAAAAATTTGGCACTTTCTGCATATCGTTCTTCAGTAGAAATGGCGAAAGAAAGAGGAGCTTTTGAAGTTTTTAATGCAGAAAAAGAAAAAAATAATCCTTTTATTTTGAGATTAAAAGAAGCAGATGAGAGTCTGTATCAAGATATGGTGGAATATGGCAGAAGAAATATCGCTTTATTAACCATTGCACCAACTGGAAGTACCAGTTTGATGTCTCAGACTACTTCTGGAATTGAACCGGTGTTTTTGCCTGTTTACAAGCGTAGGAGAAAGGTAAATCCTAATGATAAAGATGTAAGAGTAGATTTTGTAGATGAAGTGGGAGATTCTTGGGAAGAGTATATTGTTTTCCATCATCATTTTAAAACTTGGATGGAAGTGAATGGTTATGATATTTCTAAAAATTATTCGAACGAAGAAGTTCAAGATTTAATCGAGAAATCTCCGTATTACAAAGCCACTTCTAATGATATTGATTGGCTCAGCAAAGTGGAAATGCAAGGTGCGATTCAAAAATGGGTAGATCATTCTATTTCGGTGACCATTAACATTCCTAATGAAGCTACAGAAGAATTGGTGAATCAATTATACATCAAAGCTTGGGAAGTGGGTTGCAAAGGCGTTACGGTTTACAGAGACGGTTCTAGAAGTGGAGTTTTAGTTTCTGCTGATGATAAAAAAGAAGAAAAAGATGAGGAAGAAACTACTTCATCTTTAGAAGCTTTCCCTACAAAAAGACCTCAGATTTTAGAAGCTGATGTGGTGAGATTCCAAAATAATAAAGAAAAATGGATTGCTTTTGTAGGCTTGGTTAATGGTAGACCTTATGAAATTTTTACAGGTTTGGCAGATGATGAAGAGGGAATTATGCTTCCACGTTGGGTAAATGAAGGTTTGATCATTAAAAATAGAGACGAAAACGGTGTTTCTAGATATGATTTCCAATTCAAGAATTTAAGAGGTTATAAAACAACTATTGAAGGACTTTCTCATAAATTTAATCCAGAATTCTGGAATTATGCGAAACTCATTTCTGGAACTTTAAGACACGGAATGCCAATTGAAAACGTGGTAGAATTAATCAACAGATTAGAATTAGATTCAGAATCTATCAATACTTGGAAAGCAGGTGTTGCAAGAGCTTTAAAACGCTATATTCCTGATGGAACTGAAGTTGACGGACACAAGTGTAGCAATTGTGGTTCTGACCAAGTCGTTTATCAAGAAGGTTGCCTGATTTGTAAAAATTGTGGAAATTCTAAATGTGGGTAA